From a single Chrysiogenia bacterium genomic region:
- a CDS encoding RES family NAD+ phosphorylase, producing the protein MAAFTGMGSAFAGSRWTSRGHPVVYCAQSLSLAKLETLVHASFAVLSNIEFVYFAVEIPDSLPIEDVEIPGEGWDEAPAPPELRAAGDKWLATAASAVLRVPSALSEEEHNFILNPAHPDFERLEISDPYPARFDPRLKAE; encoded by the coding sequence ATGGCGGCGTTCACAGGCATGGGCAGTGCCTTCGCGGGCTCGCGCTGGACCTCTCGGGGCCACCCTGTGGTCTACTGCGCGCAAAGCCTCTCACTCGCAAAACTCGAAACCCTTGTTCACGCAAGTTTCGCGGTGTTGTCCAATATCGAATTTGTCTATTTCGCCGTGGAAATACCCGATTCGCTGCCCATCGAAGACGTCGAAATACCCGGGGAAGGATGGGATGAAGCACCTGCTCCTCCGGAGCTACGTGCCGCCGGCGACAAGTGGCTTGCCACTGCCGCCAGCGCTGTGCTTCGCGTGCCTTCCGCGCTGAGCGAGGAGGAACACAATTTCATCCTCAATCCCGCCCACCCGGACTTCGAACGATTGGAAATCAGCGATCCGTACCCCGCCCGCTTCGACCCCAGGCTCAAAGCCGAATAG
- a CDS encoding DUF2384 domain-containing protein — translation MPTTSTQTPSADISSDALTRAVRVLLGPRAVGALKWVEEIHSGVPPKSVQRLARHLEVSESVILHAAGVAASTYHRKLAQSSRLSAEQTDRLFRVAGVFALGESVLESKAAARDWLQAPNRALGGKAPLDLLDTSFGTELVREELYRLEYGIVS, via the coding sequence ATGCCCACCACATCGACCCAGACTCCAAGCGCCGATATTTCCAGCGATGCGCTCACCCGCGCCGTGAGAGTGTTGCTTGGCCCCAGGGCGGTCGGAGCCCTCAAATGGGTGGAAGAAATCCACTCCGGCGTCCCGCCGAAATCCGTACAACGGCTGGCCCGGCACCTCGAAGTCTCCGAGTCCGTGATTCTTCATGCCGCCGGCGTTGCCGCCAGCACCTACCACCGGAAACTTGCGCAATCGTCGAGACTCTCGGCCGAACAAACCGACCGCCTGTTTAGAGTCGCGGGAGTCTTTGCGCTCGGCGAGTCCGTTCTTGAAAGCAAAGCCGCGGCCCGCGACTGGCTACAGGCTCCCAATCGTGCGCTCGGCGGAAAGGCGCCGCTCGATCTGCTCGATACGAGTTTTGGAACGGAGCTGGTTCGTGAAGAGCTTTACCGACTTGAGTACGGCATCGTCAGCTAA
- a CDS encoding response regulator, protein MTSVLIVDRDEAIRGAFAQFFAGTGVQVVCAGSFDEVSAKARGQMDLIFADDLEESLTPERSAELRTRNFSTLAPIVCMGKARMSAEALRSLGYAGLLAKPFKGAQVKEMLAKWLPMAA, encoded by the coding sequence ATGACGAGCGTACTGATCGTAGACAGGGACGAGGCCATCCGGGGCGCATTTGCGCAGTTTTTTGCCGGAACCGGTGTCCAGGTGGTCTGCGCCGGAAGCTTCGACGAAGTCAGTGCGAAGGCGCGGGGCCAGATGGACCTGATCTTTGCAGATGACCTGGAAGAGTCGCTGACCCCCGAACGCAGTGCCGAGCTGCGCACGCGCAATTTCTCGACGCTCGCGCCGATCGTGTGCATGGGAAAAGCGCGCATGAGCGCCGAGGCCCTGCGCTCGCTTGGCTACGCGGGCCTGCTGGCAAAGCCCTTCAAGGGCGCGCAGGTCAAGGAAATGCTGGCGAAATGGCTGCCGATGGCGGCCTGA